ACGCGCGTGCTGGCCGCCGTCGAGACGCTGGGCTACCGCCCGAACGCCGTCGCCCGTTCCCTGCGCACCGACCAGACCCACACCCTCGGCCTGGTCATCAGCGACGTGATGAACCCGTACTTCACGGAGCTGGCCCGCTCCGTCGAGGAGGAGGCCCGCGCGCTGGGCTACAGCGTCATCATCGGCAACGCCGACGAGCGGCCCGAGTTGCAGGACCACCACGTACGGAACCTGCTGGACCGCCGTATCGACGGCCTCCTCGTCTCCCCCACCGACGGCGGCTCGCCGCTGATGCTGGACGCCGCGCGCGGGGGGACGCCGATGGTGTTCGTCGACCGGTGGATCCCGGGCATGGACGTGCCGGTCGTACGGGCGGACGGGCGGGCCGCCGTGCGGGACCTCGTCGCCCATCTGCACGGGCTGGGACACAGGCGGCTCGCGATCATCGCCGGACCCGCGGCCACCACCACCGGCAGCGAGCGCGTCGAGGCCTTCCGAGAGGCCCTGGCCGAGTACGGCATCCCCCTCCCCGACGCCTACACGGGCCAGGGCGACTTCCAGGCCGAGAGCGGGCGGCGGGTCACCGAGGGCTTCCTCGACCTGCCCGAGCCGCCCGAGGTCGTGTTCGCGGCCGACAACCTGATGGCACTGGGTGCGCTGGACGCCGTACGCGCGCGTGGGATGCGTGTTCCGGACGACATCGCCCTGGCCGCCTTCGACGACATCCCGTGGTTCGTGCACACCGACCCGCCGATCACCGCGATCGCCCAGCCCACGGGCGAGTTGGGGCGCGCCGCCGTGCGCGCGCTGGTCGACCGCATCGAGGGACGGCCTCCCGAGTCCGTCACCCTCCCCGCCCGTCTCGTCGTACGCCGCTCGTGCGGCGAGCCGGCCCTTCAAGAGCAGCCCGCGCATCAAGAGCAGCCCGCACAGTCCCCCGTACGAAGGAGCAAGCCGTGAGCAACCAGGACGAGTTGCTGCGCATCGAGGGCATACGGAAGGTCTTCCCTGGCGTCGTCGCGCTCGACGGCGTCGACTTCGACCTGCGCCGGGGCGAGGTGCATGTGCTCCTCGGTGAGAACGGCGCCGGCAAGAGCACCCTCATCAAAATGCTCTCCGGCGCCTACACGCCCGACGCCGGCCGGATCCTGGTCGGCGGCGAGGAGGTGCGCATCCACGGTGCGCAGGACTCCGAGCGCCTCGGGATCGCCACCATCTACCAGGAGTTCAACCTCGTTCCCGATCTGACGGTCGCCGAGAACATCTTCCTGGGGCGGCAGCCGCGCCGCCTCGGCATGATCGACCGGAAGCGGATGGAGGCCGATGCCGCCGTCCTCCTGGAGCGGGTCGGCGTGAAGGTGTCTCCACGCGCGCGTGTGCGGGAACTCGGCATCGCCCGCCTGCAGATGGTGGAGATCGCCAAGGCGCTGAGCCTGAACACACGCGTGCTGATCATGGACGAGCCGACCGCGGTGCTCACCTCCGAGGAGGTGGAGAAGCTCTTCGCGATCGTGCGCAAGCTGCGCGAGGACGGCGTCGGGATCGTCTTCATCACCCATCACCTGGAGGAGATCGCCGCCCTGGGAGACCGGGTCACGGTCATCCGCGACGGCAGGAGCGTCGGCCAGGTCCCCGCGACCACGCCCGAGGACGAGCTCGTACGGCTGATGGTGGGGCGGTCCATCGAGCAGCAGTACCCGCGGGAACGGGCCGACGCGGGGGCCGCGTTGCTCACCGTCGAGGGACTGACCCGGGACGGCGTCTTCCACGACGTCACCTTCGAGGTGCACGCGGGCGAGGTCGTCGGCATCGCGGGGCTCGTCGGGGCCGGTCGTACGGAGGTCGTGCGGGCCGTGTTCGGGGCGGATCCGTACGACAAGGGGGCCGTCAAGGTCTCCGGCGCGTCGGTCCCCCGGTACGACGTCAACGCGGCGATGACCGCGGGCATCGGCCTGGTACCCGAGGACCGCAAGGGCCAGGGGCTGGTACTGGACGCCTCCGTCGAGGAGAACCTCGGGCTGGTGACCATGCGCGCCGCGACCCGAGCCGGTCTCGTCGACCTCAAGGGCCAGCGCGAGTCGGCCGCGCGGATCGCCGAGCAGCTGGGCGTGCGGATGGCCGGACTCGGCCAGCACGTGCGGACCCTCTCCGGGGGCAACCAGCAGAAGGTCGTCATCGGCAAGTGGCTGCTCGCGGACACCAAGGTGCTGATTCTCGACGAGCCGACGCGCGGTATCGACGTCGGCGCCAAGGTCGAGATCTACCAGCTGATCAACGAACTGACGGCCGCCGGCGCCGCCGTCCTGATGATCTCCAGCGATCTGCCCGAGGTGCTCGGCATGAGCGACCGGGTGCTGGTGATGGCGCAGGGCCGGATCGCGGGCGAGCTGTCCGCCGACGAGGCCACGCAGGACACGGTCATGGCACTCGCGGTAAGCAACCCCACTGAAGCGGTAAGCACCCCCACCACCACTGAACTGGAGGCCGGCCGTGGCCGCTGACACGCTCAAGAGCACATCGGGCGCCGGTGGCGCCGCGGCGGTCCGCCGTCTGCTCCTCGACAACGGCGCGCTGACCGCGCTGATCGTCCTCGTCGTCGCCATGTCGGCGCTGTCCGGGGACTTCCTGACCACCGACAACCTCCTGAACGTGGGCGTCCAGGCGGCCGTGACCGCCATCCTCGCCTTCGGCGTGACCTTCGTGATCGTCTCGGCGGGCATCGACCTGTCGGTCGGCTCGGTGGCGGCCCTGTCCGCCACGGTCCTCGCCTGGAGCGCCACTTCGCACGGCGTCCCGGTCGTCATAGCGGTCCTCCTGGCCGTCGCCACCGGTATCGCGGCCGGCCTGGTCAACGGCTTCCTCATCGCCTACGGCAAGCTGCCGCCGTTCATCGCGACGCTCGCCATGCTGTCGGTGGCCCGCGGTCTGTCGCTGGTGATCTCCGAGGGCTCGCCGATCGCCTTCCCCGACTCCGTCTCGCACCTCGGGGACACGCTCGGCGGCTGGCTGCCGGTGCCGGTGCTCGTGATGGTCGTGATGGGTCTGATCGCCGCGTTCGTGCTCGGCCGGACATACATCGGCCGCTCCATGTACGCGATCGGCGGCAACGAGGAGGCCGCCCGGCTGTCCGGCCTGCGGGTGAAGAAGCAGAAGCTCGCCATCTACGCCCTGTCCGGCGTGTTCGCCGCCGCCGCGGGCGTCGTGCTCGCTTCCCGGCTGTCCTCGGCGCAGCCGCAGGCGGCCGACGGCTACGAGCTGGACGCGATCGCCGCGGTCGTCATCGGCGGCGCTTCCCTCGCGGGCGGCACCGGCAAGGCGTCCGGCACGCTGATCGGCGCGCTGATCCTGGCGGTGCTGAGGAACGGGCTCAACCTCCTTTCGGTGTCCGCCTTCTGGCAGCAGGTCGTCATCGGTGTCGTGATCGCGCTGGCGGTGCTGCTCGACACCCTGCGCCGCAAGGCAGGGGCGACCCCGCTGACCGCGGGCATGTCGGGCGGGGGCAAGGGCAAGCAGGCGACGACGTACGCGCTGGCGGCGGTGGTCACCGTGGCCATCGTCGGTGCGACCTCCTTCCTGCACAACGGCTCCTCGTCCGCTTCGACGCCGAAGGTCGGTCTGTCCCTGTCCACCCTCAACAACCCCTTCTTCGTGCAGATCCGCGCGGGCGCCCAGGCCGAGGCGAGGAAGCAGGGCGTGGACCTGACCGTCACGGACGCGCAGAACGACGCCTCCCAGCAGGCCAACCAGCTGCAGAACTTCACCAGTTCGGGCTTCGGCGCGATCATCGTCAACCCGGTGGACTCGGACGCGGCGGGCCCGTCGGTACGGGCCGCCGACAAGGCGAAGATCCCGGTCATCGCCGTCGACCGGGTCGTCAACAAGGCCACCACGGACACGCTGGTCGCCTCCGACAACGTCGCGGGCGGTGAACTCGCCGCCAAGACGATCGCGGACAGGCTCGGCGGCAAGGGCAAGATCGTGATCCTCCAGGGCCAGGCGGGCACCTCCGCCGCCCGCGAGCGCGCCGAGGGCTTCGCCAACGGCCTGAAGGCCTACCCGGGCATCCAGGTCGTGGCCCAGCAGCCGGCCGACTTCGACCGCACCAAGGGCCTCGACGTGATGTCGAACCTGCTCCAGGCCCACCCGGACGTCCAGGGCGTCATCGCCGCCAACGACGAGATGGCCCTCGGCGCGATCAAGGCGCTGGGCTCCAAGGCCGGCAAGTCGGTCTCCGTGGTCGGCTTCGACGGCACGCCGGACGGCCTGAACGCGGTCAAGGACGGCACGCTGTACGCGTCCGTGGCGCAGCAGCCGACCCAGCTGGGGAAGATCGCCGTGGACAACGCGCTGAAGGCGCTCCAGGGCAAGAAGGTCGAGCAGACGGTGAAGGTGCCGGTGAAGGTGGTCACGGAGGCGAACGTGGCCGGGTTCAGCGGCTGACATCGGGGAACGGGCGGGCGGTCGCTTCGGCCGTCCGCCCCAAGGCATCTATTCGGCCTATGGCATCTATGCGGCCTAAGGCATCTATGCGGGGAGTCATCTCATGTACGACTACGACCTCCTGGTCGTAGGGTCGGCCAACGCCGACCTGGTGATCGGTGTCGAGCGCCGGCCGGAGGCCGGGGAGACCGTGCTCGGCTCCGACCTGGCCGTCCACCCGGGCGGCAAGGGCGCGAACCAGGCGGTCGCGGCCGCCCGGCTCGGGGCCCGTACGGCCCTGCTGGCCCGGGTCGGCGACGACGGCCACGGCCGGCTGCTGCTCGACTCGCAGCGGGCGGCCGGCGTGGACACGGTGGGCGTGCTGGTCGGCGGGGCGCCGACCGGGGTCGCGCTGATCACCGTGGACCCGTCGGGGGACAACAGCATCGTGGTCTCGCCGGGCGCGAACGGCCGGCTCAGGCCCGAGGACGTGCGAGCGGCGGGCAGTCTCTTCCACGCCTCCCGCGTCGTCTCGGCGCAGTTGGAGATTCCGCTGGAGACGGTCGTGGAGGTCGTACGGAGCCTGACGCCGGGCAGCCGCTTCGTGCTGAACCCGTCGCCGCCCCGGCCCCTCCCCTCGGAGGTCCTGGCGGCCTGCGACCCGCTGATCGTCAACGAGCACGAGGCGAAGGTCATCCTGGGCGAGGCGCGGGTGGGCGAGGAGCCCGAGGACTGGGCGCGCGTCCTGCTCGCGCGCGGGCCGCGCTCGGTGGTGGTGACGCTGGGCGCGGAGGGCGCCCTGGTGGCCTCGACGGAGGGTGTGACCCGGGTCCCGTCCGTGCGGGTGGAGGCCGTGGACACGACGGGCGCGGGCGACGCGTTCACCGCGGCGCTGGCGTGGCGGCTGGGGGCGGGCTCGTCCCTGGCGGAGGCGGCGGCGTACGCGGCCCGGGTCGGGGCGGCGGCCGTCACGAAGCAGGGCGCGCAGGACTCCTTCCCCACGGCGGCGGAGGTCGACGCCCCGTGAAGAAGGCCGGGATCCTGAACCGTCATCTGTCCGGAGCCCTCGCCGAGTTGGGCCACGGAGACGGGGTGCTGGTGTGCGACGCCGGCATGCCGATACCCGACGGCCCGCGGGTCGTGGACCTCGCCTTCCGGGCCGGGGTGCCGTCCTTCGCCGAGGTACTGGACGGTCTGCTGACCGAGCTGGTGGTGGAGGGCGCGATGGCGGCGGAGGAGATACGGCACGCCAATCCGGCGGCGTCGAGCGTGCTGTCCGCTCACTTTCCCGACCTGGGCCTCGTCCCGCACAAGAGGCTCAAGGAGTTGTCGGGGGGCGCGCGTCTGGTCGTACGCACCGGGGAAGCGCGGCCGTACGCGAATGTGCTGCTGAGGTGCGGGGTGTTCTTCTGAGTGTTCTTCTGCGTGTCCTTCTGAACCGGAAATGACCCGGACAGGCTTCGAGGGAGCCCGGCGCATCGGCCGGGCTCCCTCGGCTTTTCCCTCCCCGTCAGAACCCCCGCGATCCCCCCAGATCCCCCTCCGAGAAGTCCTGATGCCAAGTACGACCCGCGGGGTGGAGGAAGGGTTGCACGGTCTCCGCGGATTTTTTCCGACTGGCGCTCACGACGGAGTGGGTCGACGATTGGTATAGGGCAAGAAGGTGATTTGTCACGACTGATGGTGAGCAGAAGAAGGCACGCGGCTCGTCGGGGAACACGTCCGCCGGGGAACGGGTGTCTGCCTCCGAGGCCACGAAGAGCGCGATTGAGCAGCTCACCGAACTGCTGGGACGGGCTCCCGAGACGGTTTCCGCGCTGAGGCCGACCGAGCAGGGCTGGGAGGCCGAGGTCGAGGTCCTGGAGCTGGAGCGCGTCCCGGAGACGAGCAGCGTGATGGCCAGCTACCAGATCGTTCTGGATCCCGCGGGCAGGCTCATGGCGTACGAGCGCGGACGCCGGTACACGCGCGCACAAGTCGACAGAGACAGCCGCCGCTGAGTGCGGCTGCCCTCAGCAGGAAGGGAAGAACATCGTGACTGTGGTGCCGCAGGGCGACGGCGGCGCCGTAGCAGGCGCCGGGGGTGGCGGGTCGGGGAGCCTCTACGACGTGCTGGAACTCGTCCTCGACCGGGGGTTGGTCATCGACGTGTTCGCACGGGTGTCCCTGGTGGGCATCGAGATCGCGAAGGTGGACGCCCGCGTCGTCGTCGCCAGCGTCGACACGTATCTGCGCTTCGCGGAGGCGGCCAACCGGCTGGACCTGGAGGCAGGCCGCAAGGCCCCCGCGCAGCTGTCGGACATCGTCCAGGGCACTGTCGAGTCGGGCGCCCGGGGAAAGAGCAAGGGAGCACTGACCGGCGCGGTCGAGGCGGTCACCGAGTCGCTCCAGAAGGGGCGGGGGGACGACCGTGAGCGCGAGCCCAGGCGGGAGAAGCAACACGAGCACACCGACCGCGGCTCCGGCCGCCGTTCCTCGAGGGACCGGGAGGAGTGAGCGAGCCGATGTCCCTGTACGTGTACGCGATCACCAAGGCGTCGCATCCATTGAACCTCGAGGGCCTCAAGGGCGTCGGGGAGCCGCCCGCGGAGTTGCACGCGGTCCGCAACGGTGAGCTGTGCGCCGTCGTCAGCGAGGCCCCTGAGGACCTTTCGATCGCACGCCGTGACGTGGGGGCGCATCACGAGGTCCAGGAGCGTCTGTGGGCCCACGGCACCACTCTGCCGTTGAGTTTCGGCTTCGTCGCCCCGGACGAGGACGCCGTACAGGCCCTTCTCGAGGAGCGGGCCGAGGCCTTCACACAGCGCCTCGACGAGCTCACCGGGATGGTGGAGTTCAACGTCAAGGGAGTGCAGGACGAGGACACGGTGCTGCGCGCCGTCCTGGAGGAGTCCGAGCAGGCCCGTGCGCTGAGCGAGGCGACCCGCGAGGGCGGCGGAACGTACGAGGACCGGCTGGCGCTCGGCCAGCTCGTGGCCCAGGAGGTGCAGAACCGACAGCAGGCGCTCGGCGAAGAGGTCCTCGCCGCCCTGCGTCCGTTTGTGGTGTCCGAGAGGCTCGCTCCACCGTCCCAGCAGTACTTCGTGAACGTGTCCTTCCTGGTGGAGGACGAGCGGTCCAAGGAATTCGCCGACGCCGGCAGCGAGCTGGCCGAGCGTTTCGGAGAGGGGATCGAGCTGCGGCTACGAGGCCCCTTGCCGCCGTACAGCTTCGTCTGATTCGTCTGATTCGTCTGAGGAGGCGATGTGGGACTGGTCACGGGGATCCTGACCCTGCCGTTCGCCCCCGTGCGGGGCATCGGCTGGGTGCTCGACAAGGTCGTCAAGACCGCCGAGAACGAGTTCTACGACCCCGCTCCCGTACAGGAAGCACTCGTGAACCTGCAGCGGGCATGGGACGAGGGCCGCATCGACGAGGAGACATTCGCACGGCGCGAGGAGGAGTTGCTGCGCCGCATGGAGGAGATCAGGGTCTACCAGCTCCAGCGGGGCGGGCAGCCCGGACTGTGACGCCTGGGCAGGAAGAAGACAGGATCATGAACAACGCCAAGATCGGCGCCGCCGTCCTCGGTGGTTATGCCCTGGGGCGGACGAAGAAGGCCAAGCTCGCCCTGAGTATCGGCGCGGCGCTGGCCGGGTCACGGGTCAGGCCCGGGCAGCTCGGCAAGGCGCTCGACACCTCGTTCCTCAGCGGCATCCGCAAGCAGGTGCGCACCGAGCTGACGGAGGCGAGCAAGGCGGCGGCGACATCCGTACTGACGGCGAAGGCCGAGAGCCTGGCCGAGACCCTGCACGAACGCACCGCGGGCCTGCAGGAAAAGGCACACCTGGAGGGCGAAAAGGAGGAGGGCGAGGGCGGCCGGGAGGACGAGCCCCGGGCCGAAGAAGAGCGTGAGGACGAAGAGGACCGGGACGAAGAAGAGGACCGGGACGAAGAGGACCGGGCCACGGGGCGCGAGGACGAAGGACGCGAAGCCGAAGGACGTCGCGAGGAGCGGAAGGGCGAAGAGCGGCAGAGCCGGGCGCGGCGAGCCCCGGCGCGTCGGGGCGAGGGCCGCGAGAAGGCGCAGCACCGCGGGTCGGACCAGGGGAGCGAGCCGCGCAAGAGGAAGACGGGCTCCGCACAGAGCCGCCCGAAGAGCGGCACCTCAGGGTCGAGGAGGCAGGACGATGGCTGAGGGCAAGGCGGCAGAAGGCGGCTCGGCGGGTGCCGGGACCCTCACCAAGGCCCGGGAACAGGCACAACAGGCCCCGGGCGCCAACCGGTTGAAGGAGGAGCTGGAGAGCTACATCCAGGCCCGCGTGCAGCTGATGCTGGAGGGCGTGGGCCACCGGCTGGGCTCCGGAGCGCGCCGGCTGGGCGAAGCGCACATGAATCCTGGCGGGCTGGCCAAGACCGTGGGCAAGGGCGCCAAGAAGCTCGGCGCGCAGCTGCCGACGGG
The nucleotide sequence above comes from Streptomyces sp. NL15-2K. Encoded proteins:
- the rbsD gene encoding D-ribose pyranase — protein: MKKAGILNRHLSGALAELGHGDGVLVCDAGMPIPDGPRVVDLAFRAGVPSFAEVLDGLLTELVVEGAMAAEEIRHANPAASSVLSAHFPDLGLVPHKRLKELSGGARLVVRTGEARPYANVLLRCGVFF
- a CDS encoding sugar ABC transporter ATP-binding protein, whose protein sequence is MSNQDELLRIEGIRKVFPGVVALDGVDFDLRRGEVHVLLGENGAGKSTLIKMLSGAYTPDAGRILVGGEEVRIHGAQDSERLGIATIYQEFNLVPDLTVAENIFLGRQPRRLGMIDRKRMEADAAVLLERVGVKVSPRARVRELGIARLQMVEIAKALSLNTRVLIMDEPTAVLTSEEVEKLFAIVRKLREDGVGIVFITHHLEEIAALGDRVTVIRDGRSVGQVPATTPEDELVRLMVGRSIEQQYPRERADAGAALLTVEGLTRDGVFHDVTFEVHAGEVVGIAGLVGAGRTEVVRAVFGADPYDKGAVKVSGASVPRYDVNAAMTAGIGLVPEDRKGQGLVLDASVEENLGLVTMRAATRAGLVDLKGQRESAARIAEQLGVRMAGLGQHVRTLSGGNQQKVVIGKWLLADTKVLILDEPTRGIDVGAKVEIYQLINELTAAGAAVLMISSDLPEVLGMSDRVLVMAQGRIAGELSADEATQDTVMALAVSNPTEAVSTPTTTELEAGRGR
- a CDS encoding ribokinase; the protein is MYDYDLLVVGSANADLVIGVERRPEAGETVLGSDLAVHPGGKGANQAVAAARLGARTALLARVGDDGHGRLLLDSQRAAGVDTVGVLVGGAPTGVALITVDPSGDNSIVVSPGANGRLRPEDVRAAGSLFHASRVVSAQLEIPLETVVEVVRSLTPGSRFVLNPSPPRPLPSEVLAACDPLIVNEHEAKVILGEARVGEEPEDWARVLLARGPRSVVVTLGAEGALVASTEGVTRVPSVRVEAVDTTGAGDAFTAALAWRLGAGSSLAEAAAYAARVGAAAVTKQGAQDSFPTAAEVDAP
- a CDS encoding GvpL/GvpF family gas vesicle protein encodes the protein MSLYVYAITKASHPLNLEGLKGVGEPPAELHAVRNGELCAVVSEAPEDLSIARRDVGAHHEVQERLWAHGTTLPLSFGFVAPDEDAVQALLEERAEAFTQRLDELTGMVEFNVKGVQDEDTVLRAVLEESEQARALSEATREGGGTYEDRLALGQLVAQEVQNRQQALGEEVLAALRPFVVSERLAPPSQQYFVNVSFLVEDERSKEFADAGSELAERFGEGIELRLRGPLPPYSFV
- a CDS encoding gas vesicle protein GvpG yields the protein MGLVTGILTLPFAPVRGIGWVLDKVVKTAENEFYDPAPVQEALVNLQRAWDEGRIDEETFARREEELLRRMEEIRVYQLQRGGQPGL
- a CDS encoding ABC transporter substrate-binding protein, giving the protein MNNAKIGAAVLGGYALGRTKKAKLALSIGAALAGSRVRPGQLGKALDTSFLSGIRKQVRTELTEASKAAATSVLTAKAESLAETLHERTAGLQEKAHLEGEKEEGEGGREDEPRAEEEREDEEDRDEEEDRDEEDRATGREDEGREAEGRREERKGEERQSRARRAPARRGEGREKAQHRGSDQGSEPRKRKTGSAQSRPKSGTSGSRRQDDG
- a CDS encoding LacI family DNA-binding transcriptional regulator, with the protein product MASIKDVATEAGVSVATVSRVLNDHPSVSADARTRVLAAVETLGYRPNAVARSLRTDQTHTLGLVISDVMNPYFTELARSVEEEARALGYSVIIGNADERPELQDHHVRNLLDRRIDGLLVSPTDGGSPLMLDAARGGTPMVFVDRWIPGMDVPVVRADGRAAVRDLVAHLHGLGHRRLAIIAGPAATTTGSERVEAFREALAEYGIPLPDAYTGQGDFQAESGRRVTEGFLDLPEPPEVVFAADNLMALGALDAVRARGMRVPDDIALAAFDDIPWFVHTDPPITAIAQPTGELGRAAVRALVDRIEGRPPESVTLPARLVVRRSCGEPALQEQPAHQEQPAQSPVRRSKP
- the gvpJ gene encoding gas vesicle protein GvpJ; its protein translation is MTVVPQGDGGAVAGAGGGGSGSLYDVLELVLDRGLVIDVFARVSLVGIEIAKVDARVVVASVDTYLRFAEAANRLDLEAGRKAPAQLSDIVQGTVESGARGKSKGALTGAVEAVTESLQKGRGDDREREPRREKQHEHTDRGSGRRSSRDREE
- a CDS encoding substrate-binding domain-containing protein, yielding MAADTLKSTSGAGGAAAVRRLLLDNGALTALIVLVVAMSALSGDFLTTDNLLNVGVQAAVTAILAFGVTFVIVSAGIDLSVGSVAALSATVLAWSATSHGVPVVIAVLLAVATGIAAGLVNGFLIAYGKLPPFIATLAMLSVARGLSLVISEGSPIAFPDSVSHLGDTLGGWLPVPVLVMVVMGLIAAFVLGRTYIGRSMYAIGGNEEAARLSGLRVKKQKLAIYALSGVFAAAAGVVLASRLSSAQPQAADGYELDAIAAVVIGGASLAGGTGKASGTLIGALILAVLRNGLNLLSVSAFWQQVVIGVVIALAVLLDTLRRKAGATPLTAGMSGGGKGKQATTYALAAVVTVAIVGATSFLHNGSSSASTPKVGLSLSTLNNPFFVQIRAGAQAEARKQGVDLTVTDAQNDASQQANQLQNFTSSGFGAIIVNPVDSDAAGPSVRAADKAKIPVIAVDRVVNKATTDTLVASDNVAGGELAAKTIADRLGGKGKIVILQGQAGTSAARERAEGFANGLKAYPGIQVVAQQPADFDRTKGLDVMSNLLQAHPDVQGVIAANDEMALGAIKALGSKAGKSVSVVGFDGTPDGLNAVKDGTLYASVAQQPTQLGKIAVDNALKALQGKKVEQTVKVPVKVVTEANVAGFSG